One Strigops habroptila isolate Jane chromosome 19, bStrHab1.2.pri, whole genome shotgun sequence genomic window carries:
- the ACLY gene encoding ATP-citrate synthase isoform X3 has translation MSAKAISEQTGKEFLYKYICTSSAIQNRFKYARVTPATDWARLTQDHPWLLSERLVVKPDQLIKRRGKLGLVGINLTLDQVKVWLKQRLGQETTIGNAKGILKNFLIEPFVPHKQEEEFYVCIYAAREGDYVLFHHEGGVDVGDVDAKAQKLLVAVDEKLNESDVKKYLLQHAPANKKDILASFICGLFNLYEDLYFTYLEINPLVVTGDGVYILDLAAKIDATADYICKVKWGDVEFPPPFGREAYPEEAYIADLDAKSGASLKLTILNPKGRIWTMVAGGGASVVYSDTICDLGGVNELANYGEYSGAPSEQQTYDYAKTILSLMTQEKHPEGKILIIGGSIANFTNVAATFKGIVRAIKDYQGPLKEHEVRIFVRRGGPNYQEGLRVMGEVGKTTGIPIHVFGTETHMTAIVGMALGHRPIPNQPPAAAHTANFLLNASGSPSTPATSRTASFSESRPDDIAPAKKAKPAAPLDSGPASGRGSGKATTLFSRHTKAIIWGMQTRAVQGMLDFDYICSRDEPSVAAMVYPFTGDHRQKFYWGHKEILIPVYKNMSDAMRKHPEVDVLINFASLRSAYDSTVETMNYPQIRTIAIIAEGIPEALTRKLIKAADKKGVTIIGPATVGGIKPGCFKIGNTGGMLDNILASKLYRPGSVAYVSRSGGMSNELNNIISRTTDGVYEGVAIGGDRYPGSTFMDHVLRYQDTPGVKMIVVLGEIGGTEEYKICRGIKEGRITKPVVCWCIGTCATMFSSEVQFGHAGACANQASETAVAKNQALKEAGVFVPRSFDELGEVIQSVYQDLVAKRVIEPAEEVPPPTVPMDYSWARELGLIRKPASFMTSICDERGQELIYAGMPITEVFKEEMGIGGVLGLLWFQRRLPRYACQFIEMCLMVTADHGPAVSGAHNTIVCARAGKDLVSSLTSGLLTIGDRFGGALDAAAKMFSKAFDSGIIPMEFVNKMKKEGKLIMGIGHRVKSINNPDMRVQILKDYVKQHFPATPLLDYALEVEKITTSKKPNLILNVDGFIGVAFVDVLRNCGSFTREEADEYIDIGALNGIFVLGRSMGFIGHYLDQKRLKQGLYRHPWDDISYVLPEHMTM, from the exons ATGTCAGCCAAAGCCATCTCTGAGCAGACGGGGAAGGAGTTCTTGTACAAGTACATCTGCACGTCCTCTGCCATCCAGAACCGTTTCAAGTATGCGCGGGTCACCCCAGCCACGGACTGGGCCCGGCTCACCCAGGACCACCCCTGGCTTCTGAGCGAG CGTTTAGTGGTGAAGCCAGACCAGCTCATCAAGAGACGTGGGAAGCTTGGACTGGTTGGGATTAACCTCACTCTGGATCAGGTGAAGGTTTGGCTCAAGCAGCGCCTGGGCCAGGAAACGACG ATTGGTAACGCCAAGGGAATCCTCAAGAATTTCCTGATTGAACCCTTCGTCCCTCACAAACAG GAGGAAGAGTTCTATGTGTGCATATACGCTGCCCGTGAAGGAGACTACGTGCTCTTCCACCATGAAGGGGGTGTGGATGTGGGAGATGTTGATGCCAAAGCTCAGAAGTTGCTTGTGGCAGTGGATGAAAAGCTCAATGAATCAGATGTGAAGAAGTATCTCCTGCAGCACGCACCAGCCAATAAAAAGGA CATCTTGGCTAGCTTCATCTGTGGCCTGTTCAACCTTTATGAAGATCTATATTTCACATACCTCGAGATCAATCCATTAG TAGTGACTGGCGATGGCGTCTACATCCTCGACTTGGCCGCGAAGATCGATGCGACTGCTGACTACATCTGCAAAGTGAAATGGGGGGACGTGGAGTTCCCCCCTCCCTTTGGCAGGGAAGCTTATCCTGAG GAAGCCTACATTGCTGACCTGGATGCGAAGAGTGGAGCCAGCTTGAAACTCACTATTCTCAACCCCAAAGGCAGGATCTGGACCATGGTGGCTGGTGGTGGTGCCTCTGTGGTTTACAG TGACACCATTTGTGACCTGGGGGGTGTGAATGAACTGGCCAACTACGGGGAATACTCTGGAGCCCCAAGTGAGCAACAGACCTATGACTACGCTAAGACTATTCTCTCCCTCATGACTCAAGAGAAGCACCCTGAAG GAAAAATCCTGATCATCGGCGGCAGCATCGCAAACTTCACCAACGTGGCAGCCACTTTCAAA GGCATTGTGAGGGCGATTAAGGATTACCAGGGTCCTCTGAAAGAGCATGAGGTGAGGATCTTCGTACGAAGAGGAGGTCCAAACTACCAGGAAGGATTACGTGTCATGGGAGAAGTTG GGAAGACCACTGGGATCCCCATCCATGTCTTTGGCACGGAGACTCACATGACTGCAATTGTGGGCATGGCCCTTGGCCATCGGCCGATCCCCaaccagcctcctgctgctgcccacactgCCAACTTCCTCCTCAACGCCAGCGGCAGCCCCTCG ACTCCAGCAACAAGCAGAACAGCTTCCTTCTCAGAGTCCAGACCAGATGACATTGCTCCAGCTAAGaaggcaaaaccagcagcaccTCTCG ATTCAGGCCCAGCCTCAGGACGTGGTTCAG GTAAAGCTACAACCCTGTTCAGCCGCCACACCAAAGCCATCATCTGGGGCATGCAGACACGGGCTGTGCAAGGGATGCTGGACTTTGATTACATTTGCTCCCGGGATGAACCTTCAGTAGCTGCCATGGTTTATCCATTCAC TGGTGACCACAGGCAGAAGTTCTATTGGGGCCACAAAGAAATCCTGATCCCAGTCTACAAGAACATGTCGGATGCCATGAGGAAGCACCCGGAGGTGGATGTTCTCATCAACTTTGCATCTCTGCGCTCTGCTTATGACAGCACTGTTGAAACCATGAATTATCCACAG ATCCGCACCATCGCCATCATTGCCGAGGGCATTCCAGAGGCCCTGACACGCAAACTGATCAAGGCAGCTGATAAAAAAGGAGTCACCATCATTGGGCCTGCAACT gTTGGTGGCATCAAACCAGGTTGCTTTAAAATAGGCAACACAGGGGGGATGCTGGATAACATCTTGGCATCCAAACTGTACCGCCCCGGCAGCGTGGCTTATGTTTCACGGTCTGGAGGGATGTCCAATGAGCTCAACAATATCATTTCCCGGACCACTGATGGGGTCTATGAAGGGGTGGCCATTGGAGGAGACAG GTATCCTGGTTCAACTTTCATGGATCATGTCTTGCGTTATCAGGATACTCCAGGAGTGAAAATGATTGTGGTGCTAGGAGAG ATTGGAGGCACAGAGGAGTACAAGATCTGCAGGGGTATTAAAGAAGGTCGTATCACCAAGCCTGTGGTGTGCTGGTGCATCGGTACTTGTGCCaccatgttttcttcagag GTGCAGTTTGGCCACGCAGGAGCTTGTGCCAACCAGGCTTCTGAAACTGCTGTGGCAAAGAATCAAGCCTTGAAAGAAGCTGGTGTCTTTGTTCCCCGGAGTTTCGATGAGCTGGGAGAGGTCATTCA GTCTGTCTACCAGGATCTTGTGGCCAAAAGAGTGATTGAACCAGCTGAGGAAGTGCCTCCTCCAACTGTGCCAATGGATTACTCCTGGGCAAGG GAGCTGGGTCTGATTCGCAAACCAGCTTCCTTCATGACAAGCATCTGTGACGAGAGAGGCCAGGAACTGATCTATGCTGGGATGCCGATCACTGAGGTCTTCAAAGAAGAGATGGGCATTGGAGGGGTTCTGGGCCTGCTCTGGTTTCAGAGGAG GTTGCCCAGGTATGCCTGCCAGTTCATCGAGATGTGCTTGATGGTAACAGCAGATCATGGGCCTGCTGTGTCTGGAGCCCACAACACCATCGTCTGTGCAAGAGCTGGAAAGGATCTTGTCTCGAGTCTCACTTCAGGCCTTCTTACTATT GGTGACCGGTTTGGTGGAGCACTGGATGCTGCAGCTAAAATGTTCAGCAAAGCCTTCGACAGCGGCATTATCCCTATGGAGTTTGTGAATaagatgaagaaagaagggaaactGATCATGGGCATTGGACACAGAGTCAAATCA ATAAATAACCCAGACATGAGAGTTCAGATTCTCAAAGACTACGTGAAGCAGCACTTCCCGGCCACCCCGCTGCTGGACTACGCGCTTGAAGTAGAGAAAATTACAACTTCCAAG AAACCAAACCTTATTCTGAATGTAGATGGCTTTATTGGAGTTGCCTTTGTTGATGTACTCAGGAATTGTGGCTCCTTCACACG ggaAGAAGCAGATGAATATATTGATATAGGAGCTCTTAATGGCATCTTTGTACTAGGCAGGAGTATGGGATTCATTG GACACTACCTGGATCAGAAGCGATTGAAGCAAGGTCTGTACCGTCACCCATGGGATGACATATCCTATGTGCTACCCGAGCACATGACCATGTGA
- the ACLY gene encoding ATP-citrate synthase isoform X2 — protein MSAKAISEQTGKEFLYKYICTSSAIQNRFKYARVTPATDWARLTQDHPWLLSERLVVKPDQLIKRRGKLGLVGINLTLDQVKVWLKQRLGQETTIGNAKGILKNFLIEPFVPHKQEEEFYVCIYAAREGDYVLFHHEGGVDVGDVDAKAQKLLVAVDEKLNESDVKKYLLQHAPANKKDILASFICGLFNLYEDLYFTYLEINPLVVTGDGVYILDLAAKIDATADYICKVKWGDVEFPPPFGREAYPEEAYIADLDAKSGASLKLTILNPKGRIWTMVAGGGASVVYSDTICDLGGVNELANYGEYSGAPSEQQTYDYAKTILSLMTQEKHPEGKILIIGGSIANFTNVAATFKGIVRAIKDYQGPLKEHEVRIFVRRGGPNYQEGLRVMGEVGKTTGIPIHVFGTETHMTAIVGMALGHRPIPNQPPAAAHTANFLLNASGSPSTPATSRTASFSESRPDDIAPAKKAKPAAPLGKATTLFSRHTKAIIWGMQTRAVQGMLDFDYICSRDEPSVAAMVYPFTGDHRQKFYWGHKEILIPVYKNMSDAMRKHPEVDVLINFASLRSAYDSTVETMNYPQIRTIAIIAEGIPEALTRKLIKAADKKGVTIIGPATVGGIKPGCFKIGNTGGMLDNILASKLYRPGSVAYVSRSGGMSNELNNIISRTTDGVYEGVAIGGDRYPGSTFMDHVLRYQDTPGVKMIVVLGEIGGTEEYKICRGIKEGRITKPVVCWCIGTCATMFSSEVQFGHAGACANQASETAVAKNQALKEAGVFVPRSFDELGEVIQSVYQDLVAKRVIEPAEEVPPPTVPMDYSWARELGLIRKPASFMTSICDERGQELIYAGMPITEVFKEEMGIGGVLGLLWFQRRLPRYACQFIEMCLMVTADHGPAVSGAHNTIVCARAGKDLVSSLTSGLLTIGDRFGGALDAAAKMFSKAFDSGIIPMEFVNKMKKEGKLIMGIGHRVKSINNPDMRVQILKDYVKQHFPATPLLDYALEVEKITTSKKPNLILNVDGFIGVAFVDVLRNCGSFTREEADEYIDIGALNGIFVLGRSMGFIGHYLDQKRLKQGLYRHPWDDISYVLPEHMTM, from the exons ATGTCAGCCAAAGCCATCTCTGAGCAGACGGGGAAGGAGTTCTTGTACAAGTACATCTGCACGTCCTCTGCCATCCAGAACCGTTTCAAGTATGCGCGGGTCACCCCAGCCACGGACTGGGCCCGGCTCACCCAGGACCACCCCTGGCTTCTGAGCGAG CGTTTAGTGGTGAAGCCAGACCAGCTCATCAAGAGACGTGGGAAGCTTGGACTGGTTGGGATTAACCTCACTCTGGATCAGGTGAAGGTTTGGCTCAAGCAGCGCCTGGGCCAGGAAACGACG ATTGGTAACGCCAAGGGAATCCTCAAGAATTTCCTGATTGAACCCTTCGTCCCTCACAAACAG GAGGAAGAGTTCTATGTGTGCATATACGCTGCCCGTGAAGGAGACTACGTGCTCTTCCACCATGAAGGGGGTGTGGATGTGGGAGATGTTGATGCCAAAGCTCAGAAGTTGCTTGTGGCAGTGGATGAAAAGCTCAATGAATCAGATGTGAAGAAGTATCTCCTGCAGCACGCACCAGCCAATAAAAAGGA CATCTTGGCTAGCTTCATCTGTGGCCTGTTCAACCTTTATGAAGATCTATATTTCACATACCTCGAGATCAATCCATTAG TAGTGACTGGCGATGGCGTCTACATCCTCGACTTGGCCGCGAAGATCGATGCGACTGCTGACTACATCTGCAAAGTGAAATGGGGGGACGTGGAGTTCCCCCCTCCCTTTGGCAGGGAAGCTTATCCTGAG GAAGCCTACATTGCTGACCTGGATGCGAAGAGTGGAGCCAGCTTGAAACTCACTATTCTCAACCCCAAAGGCAGGATCTGGACCATGGTGGCTGGTGGTGGTGCCTCTGTGGTTTACAG TGACACCATTTGTGACCTGGGGGGTGTGAATGAACTGGCCAACTACGGGGAATACTCTGGAGCCCCAAGTGAGCAACAGACCTATGACTACGCTAAGACTATTCTCTCCCTCATGACTCAAGAGAAGCACCCTGAAG GAAAAATCCTGATCATCGGCGGCAGCATCGCAAACTTCACCAACGTGGCAGCCACTTTCAAA GGCATTGTGAGGGCGATTAAGGATTACCAGGGTCCTCTGAAAGAGCATGAGGTGAGGATCTTCGTACGAAGAGGAGGTCCAAACTACCAGGAAGGATTACGTGTCATGGGAGAAGTTG GGAAGACCACTGGGATCCCCATCCATGTCTTTGGCACGGAGACTCACATGACTGCAATTGTGGGCATGGCCCTTGGCCATCGGCCGATCCCCaaccagcctcctgctgctgcccacactgCCAACTTCCTCCTCAACGCCAGCGGCAGCCCCTCG ACTCCAGCAACAAGCAGAACAGCTTCCTTCTCAGAGTCCAGACCAGATGACATTGCTCCAGCTAAGaaggcaaaaccagcagcaccTCTCG GTAAAGCTACAACCCTGTTCAGCCGCCACACCAAAGCCATCATCTGGGGCATGCAGACACGGGCTGTGCAAGGGATGCTGGACTTTGATTACATTTGCTCCCGGGATGAACCTTCAGTAGCTGCCATGGTTTATCCATTCAC TGGTGACCACAGGCAGAAGTTCTATTGGGGCCACAAAGAAATCCTGATCCCAGTCTACAAGAACATGTCGGATGCCATGAGGAAGCACCCGGAGGTGGATGTTCTCATCAACTTTGCATCTCTGCGCTCTGCTTATGACAGCACTGTTGAAACCATGAATTATCCACAG ATCCGCACCATCGCCATCATTGCCGAGGGCATTCCAGAGGCCCTGACACGCAAACTGATCAAGGCAGCTGATAAAAAAGGAGTCACCATCATTGGGCCTGCAACT gTTGGTGGCATCAAACCAGGTTGCTTTAAAATAGGCAACACAGGGGGGATGCTGGATAACATCTTGGCATCCAAACTGTACCGCCCCGGCAGCGTGGCTTATGTTTCACGGTCTGGAGGGATGTCCAATGAGCTCAACAATATCATTTCCCGGACCACTGATGGGGTCTATGAAGGGGTGGCCATTGGAGGAGACAG GTATCCTGGTTCAACTTTCATGGATCATGTCTTGCGTTATCAGGATACTCCAGGAGTGAAAATGATTGTGGTGCTAGGAGAG ATTGGAGGCACAGAGGAGTACAAGATCTGCAGGGGTATTAAAGAAGGTCGTATCACCAAGCCTGTGGTGTGCTGGTGCATCGGTACTTGTGCCaccatgttttcttcagag GTGCAGTTTGGCCACGCAGGAGCTTGTGCCAACCAGGCTTCTGAAACTGCTGTGGCAAAGAATCAAGCCTTGAAAGAAGCTGGTGTCTTTGTTCCCCGGAGTTTCGATGAGCTGGGAGAGGTCATTCA GTCTGTCTACCAGGATCTTGTGGCCAAAAGAGTGATTGAACCAGCTGAGGAAGTGCCTCCTCCAACTGTGCCAATGGATTACTCCTGGGCAAGG GAGCTGGGTCTGATTCGCAAACCAGCTTCCTTCATGACAAGCATCTGTGACGAGAGAGGCCAGGAACTGATCTATGCTGGGATGCCGATCACTGAGGTCTTCAAAGAAGAGATGGGCATTGGAGGGGTTCTGGGCCTGCTCTGGTTTCAGAGGAG GTTGCCCAGGTATGCCTGCCAGTTCATCGAGATGTGCTTGATGGTAACAGCAGATCATGGGCCTGCTGTGTCTGGAGCCCACAACACCATCGTCTGTGCAAGAGCTGGAAAGGATCTTGTCTCGAGTCTCACTTCAGGCCTTCTTACTATT GGTGACCGGTTTGGTGGAGCACTGGATGCTGCAGCTAAAATGTTCAGCAAAGCCTTCGACAGCGGCATTATCCCTATGGAGTTTGTGAATaagatgaagaaagaagggaaactGATCATGGGCATTGGACACAGAGTCAAATCA ATAAATAACCCAGACATGAGAGTTCAGATTCTCAAAGACTACGTGAAGCAGCACTTCCCGGCCACCCCGCTGCTGGACTACGCGCTTGAAGTAGAGAAAATTACAACTTCCAAG AAACCAAACCTTATTCTGAATGTAGATGGCTTTATTGGAGTTGCCTTTGTTGATGTACTCAGGAATTGTGGCTCCTTCACACG ggaAGAAGCAGATGAATATATTGATATAGGAGCTCTTAATGGCATCTTTGTACTAGGCAGGAGTATGGGATTCATTG GACACTACCTGGATCAGAAGCGATTGAAGCAAGGTCTGTACCGTCACCCATGGGATGACATATCCTATGTGCTACCCGAGCACATGACCATGTGA
- the ACLY gene encoding ATP-citrate synthase isoform X1, with translation MSAKAISEQTGKEFLYKYICTSSAIQNRFKYARVTPATDWARLTQDHPWLLSERLVVKPDQLIKRRGKLGLVGINLTLDQVKVWLKQRLGQETTIGNAKGILKNFLIEPFVPHKQEEEFYVCIYAAREGDYVLFHHEGGVDVGDVDAKAQKLLVAVDEKLNESDVKKYLLQHAPANKKDILASFICGLFNLYEDLYFTYLEINPLVTGDGVYILDLAAKIDATADYICKVKWGDVEFPPPFGREAYPEEAYIADLDAKSGASLKLTILNPKGRIWTMVAGGGASVVYSDTICDLGGVNELANYGEYSGAPSEQQTYDYAKTILSLMTQEKHPEGKILIIGGSIANFTNVAATFKGIVRAIKDYQGPLKEHEVRIFVRRGGPNYQEGLRVMGEVGKTTGIPIHVFGTETHMTAIVGMALGHRPIPNQPPAAAHTANFLLNASGSPSTPATSRTASFSESRPDDIAPAKKAKPAAPLDSGPASGRGSGKATTLFSRHTKAIIWGMQTRAVQGMLDFDYICSRDEPSVAAMVYPFTGDHRQKFYWGHKEILIPVYKNMSDAMRKHPEVDVLINFASLRSAYDSTVETMNYPQIRTIAIIAEGIPEALTRKLIKAADKKGVTIIGPATVGGIKPGCFKIGNTGGMLDNILASKLYRPGSVAYVSRSGGMSNELNNIISRTTDGVYEGVAIGGDRYPGSTFMDHVLRYQDTPGVKMIVVLGEIGGTEEYKICRGIKEGRITKPVVCWCIGTCATMFSSEVQFGHAGACANQASETAVAKNQALKEAGVFVPRSFDELGEVIQSVYQDLVAKRVIEPAEEVPPPTVPMDYSWARELGLIRKPASFMTSICDERGQELIYAGMPITEVFKEEMGIGGVLGLLWFQRRLPRYACQFIEMCLMVTADHGPAVSGAHNTIVCARAGKDLVSSLTSGLLTIGDRFGGALDAAAKMFSKAFDSGIIPMEFVNKMKKEGKLIMGIGHRVKSINNPDMRVQILKDYVKQHFPATPLLDYALEVEKITTSKKPNLILNVDGFIGVAFVDVLRNCGSFTREEADEYIDIGALNGIFVLGRSMGFIGHYLDQKRLKQGLYRHPWDDISYVLPEHMTM, from the exons ATGTCAGCCAAAGCCATCTCTGAGCAGACGGGGAAGGAGTTCTTGTACAAGTACATCTGCACGTCCTCTGCCATCCAGAACCGTTTCAAGTATGCGCGGGTCACCCCAGCCACGGACTGGGCCCGGCTCACCCAGGACCACCCCTGGCTTCTGAGCGAG CGTTTAGTGGTGAAGCCAGACCAGCTCATCAAGAGACGTGGGAAGCTTGGACTGGTTGGGATTAACCTCACTCTGGATCAGGTGAAGGTTTGGCTCAAGCAGCGCCTGGGCCAGGAAACGACG ATTGGTAACGCCAAGGGAATCCTCAAGAATTTCCTGATTGAACCCTTCGTCCCTCACAAACAG GAGGAAGAGTTCTATGTGTGCATATACGCTGCCCGTGAAGGAGACTACGTGCTCTTCCACCATGAAGGGGGTGTGGATGTGGGAGATGTTGATGCCAAAGCTCAGAAGTTGCTTGTGGCAGTGGATGAAAAGCTCAATGAATCAGATGTGAAGAAGTATCTCCTGCAGCACGCACCAGCCAATAAAAAGGA CATCTTGGCTAGCTTCATCTGTGGCCTGTTCAACCTTTATGAAGATCTATATTTCACATACCTCGAGATCAATCCATTAG TGACTGGCGATGGCGTCTACATCCTCGACTTGGCCGCGAAGATCGATGCGACTGCTGACTACATCTGCAAAGTGAAATGGGGGGACGTGGAGTTCCCCCCTCCCTTTGGCAGGGAAGCTTATCCTGAG GAAGCCTACATTGCTGACCTGGATGCGAAGAGTGGAGCCAGCTTGAAACTCACTATTCTCAACCCCAAAGGCAGGATCTGGACCATGGTGGCTGGTGGTGGTGCCTCTGTGGTTTACAG TGACACCATTTGTGACCTGGGGGGTGTGAATGAACTGGCCAACTACGGGGAATACTCTGGAGCCCCAAGTGAGCAACAGACCTATGACTACGCTAAGACTATTCTCTCCCTCATGACTCAAGAGAAGCACCCTGAAG GAAAAATCCTGATCATCGGCGGCAGCATCGCAAACTTCACCAACGTGGCAGCCACTTTCAAA GGCATTGTGAGGGCGATTAAGGATTACCAGGGTCCTCTGAAAGAGCATGAGGTGAGGATCTTCGTACGAAGAGGAGGTCCAAACTACCAGGAAGGATTACGTGTCATGGGAGAAGTTG GGAAGACCACTGGGATCCCCATCCATGTCTTTGGCACGGAGACTCACATGACTGCAATTGTGGGCATGGCCCTTGGCCATCGGCCGATCCCCaaccagcctcctgctgctgcccacactgCCAACTTCCTCCTCAACGCCAGCGGCAGCCCCTCG ACTCCAGCAACAAGCAGAACAGCTTCCTTCTCAGAGTCCAGACCAGATGACATTGCTCCAGCTAAGaaggcaaaaccagcagcaccTCTCG ATTCAGGCCCAGCCTCAGGACGTGGTTCAG GTAAAGCTACAACCCTGTTCAGCCGCCACACCAAAGCCATCATCTGGGGCATGCAGACACGGGCTGTGCAAGGGATGCTGGACTTTGATTACATTTGCTCCCGGGATGAACCTTCAGTAGCTGCCATGGTTTATCCATTCAC TGGTGACCACAGGCAGAAGTTCTATTGGGGCCACAAAGAAATCCTGATCCCAGTCTACAAGAACATGTCGGATGCCATGAGGAAGCACCCGGAGGTGGATGTTCTCATCAACTTTGCATCTCTGCGCTCTGCTTATGACAGCACTGTTGAAACCATGAATTATCCACAG ATCCGCACCATCGCCATCATTGCCGAGGGCATTCCAGAGGCCCTGACACGCAAACTGATCAAGGCAGCTGATAAAAAAGGAGTCACCATCATTGGGCCTGCAACT gTTGGTGGCATCAAACCAGGTTGCTTTAAAATAGGCAACACAGGGGGGATGCTGGATAACATCTTGGCATCCAAACTGTACCGCCCCGGCAGCGTGGCTTATGTTTCACGGTCTGGAGGGATGTCCAATGAGCTCAACAATATCATTTCCCGGACCACTGATGGGGTCTATGAAGGGGTGGCCATTGGAGGAGACAG GTATCCTGGTTCAACTTTCATGGATCATGTCTTGCGTTATCAGGATACTCCAGGAGTGAAAATGATTGTGGTGCTAGGAGAG ATTGGAGGCACAGAGGAGTACAAGATCTGCAGGGGTATTAAAGAAGGTCGTATCACCAAGCCTGTGGTGTGCTGGTGCATCGGTACTTGTGCCaccatgttttcttcagag GTGCAGTTTGGCCACGCAGGAGCTTGTGCCAACCAGGCTTCTGAAACTGCTGTGGCAAAGAATCAAGCCTTGAAAGAAGCTGGTGTCTTTGTTCCCCGGAGTTTCGATGAGCTGGGAGAGGTCATTCA GTCTGTCTACCAGGATCTTGTGGCCAAAAGAGTGATTGAACCAGCTGAGGAAGTGCCTCCTCCAACTGTGCCAATGGATTACTCCTGGGCAAGG GAGCTGGGTCTGATTCGCAAACCAGCTTCCTTCATGACAAGCATCTGTGACGAGAGAGGCCAGGAACTGATCTATGCTGGGATGCCGATCACTGAGGTCTTCAAAGAAGAGATGGGCATTGGAGGGGTTCTGGGCCTGCTCTGGTTTCAGAGGAG GTTGCCCAGGTATGCCTGCCAGTTCATCGAGATGTGCTTGATGGTAACAGCAGATCATGGGCCTGCTGTGTCTGGAGCCCACAACACCATCGTCTGTGCAAGAGCTGGAAAGGATCTTGTCTCGAGTCTCACTTCAGGCCTTCTTACTATT GGTGACCGGTTTGGTGGAGCACTGGATGCTGCAGCTAAAATGTTCAGCAAAGCCTTCGACAGCGGCATTATCCCTATGGAGTTTGTGAATaagatgaagaaagaagggaaactGATCATGGGCATTGGACACAGAGTCAAATCA ATAAATAACCCAGACATGAGAGTTCAGATTCTCAAAGACTACGTGAAGCAGCACTTCCCGGCCACCCCGCTGCTGGACTACGCGCTTGAAGTAGAGAAAATTACAACTTCCAAG AAACCAAACCTTATTCTGAATGTAGATGGCTTTATTGGAGTTGCCTTTGTTGATGTACTCAGGAATTGTGGCTCCTTCACACG ggaAGAAGCAGATGAATATATTGATATAGGAGCTCTTAATGGCATCTTTGTACTAGGCAGGAGTATGGGATTCATTG GACACTACCTGGATCAGAAGCGATTGAAGCAAGGTCTGTACCGTCACCCATGGGATGACATATCCTATGTGCTACCCGAGCACATGACCATGTGA